From the Rhizobium sp. ARZ01 genome, the window GAAAGGGCTCCGGCCAGAATGTCGTCATGACCCGTTCACCGGCAGGTTCCGTCCACGCGGTCGATATCGCCTTCAACGATCCGATCACGACAGGGGCGCTTGCCGACGGCGCAGGCTTCACGCTGCCTGGCGGCGCAGAGGCGTCCCTCATCGATGCTCGCAAGAGTGAGGGGGGCGTGCCGGACGAGGATCGTGTCACCCGCGGGCAGAAGAAAGGGCGCATCGTTGCCGTCACGCCCGTGGCGCCGCCAAAGGCCTTTACCGCCGGATCCGTGCTCGACCGTCAGGCTTCCCTGTTGCAGCCCGGATTTTACAGCGCCGAGCGCATGCACTTTGCCTCCGCGAAGATAAAGGGCAAGGAAATCGAGATCGCCACGGCCTTCTACCGGAAAAAGCCGGTTCTGAAGGATCCTGGTGTGCCGGCCATTCTGGCGGATCTGGTTACCAATGATGGCGCCGACATTCTTGCGACGGCCTATGCTCCGCCCGAGACGGACTATGCCCGCGTCTCGCCGTTCGATTCGATCCTGACGAAGAGGGATCAGGGCGAAGGCCGCTTTGTACCCGAGATTTCGGCAGAGGATCACGACTGGGCCGCCACCGTGCTTCCCGCCACCGTCTTTTCTGCAGCCGAACAGAAATG encodes:
- a CDS encoding cell wall hydrolase, which encodes MRMRSVRLMKQALSRRTWTASFSLGLTFYAALPVDVGHSDLATFISGLNRKGSGQNVVMTRSPAGSVHAVDIAFNDPITTGALADGAGFTLPGGAEASLIDARKSEGGVPDEDRVTRGQKKGRIVAVTPVAPPKAFTAGSVLDRQASLLQPGFYSAERMHFASAKIKGKEIEIATAFYRKKPVLKDPGVPAILADLVTNDGADILATAYAPPETDYARVSPFDSILTKRDQGEGRFVPEISAEDHDWAATVLPATVFSAAEQKCLAEGIYFEARGESLKGQAAVAQVILNRARNPAYPNTVCNVVYQGEKLRTGCQFSFTCDRIPDLVLAPWHWKTAKEVAMAVTAGKIWLPEIGSSTHYHATYVKPNWGPTMKQVAKIGKHIFYRTYGGGWI